One window of the Eucalyptus grandis isolate ANBG69807.140 chromosome 6, ASM1654582v1, whole genome shotgun sequence genome contains the following:
- the LOC104451024 gene encoding uncharacterized protein LOC104451024 isoform X2, protein MSNASTKEECLEKRLFGLPHSHVDFVRRVKAGMILFLFEYEQRELHGVFEAASNGEVDIISSAYASSGKQFPAQVQVSRIWHCHPLSEGEFRGAIEGNYFSGHKFNFGLSYDQVHQLLCLFDSRKIGDLKDTVFNSCATTEFVERRPIPLHLDGKVEGAHLADTDAEVESSYPATELPGYSERSLPEDCFSLVSETMDKSSPARISSDTLSLACSSPSQTRQKLHEVETQCADALGSQLIQLHGIAEDNARPCLNADLGDFIPLSFHDDVNAPEDEDEDESVIPSLWSDDLCFKPYNPIISGVDGSVDPCELPTLDPQKSLFPTIGESSSAIIPLRIMTDHQMKEDDDHLNSLSGSQENSISEDTDNFPCVKCLYSDSLLPSEKGSVFSRLTKGTIQEKHDPDDGVTSVDDIMEKLQLKREAWMNTAKDQNTALKSGAVNNSRKSVFKRLGLPLETSGSEGQCVWEVSMGGSKCARKKRKHEVL, encoded by the exons GGGGTCTTCGAGGCGGCTTCAAATGGCGAGGTCGACATTATCTCCTCTGCTTATGCTTCATCGGGGAAGCAGTTCCCTGCTCAG GTCCAAGTTAGCAGAATTTGGCACTGTCATCCACTTTCTGAAGGAGAATTCCGTGGGGCCATTGAAGGCAACTACTTCAGTGGCCACAAGTTCAATTTCGGTCTCTCCTATGATCAG GTTCACCagcttctttgtttgtttgacTCCAGAAAGATCGGAGATTTGAAAGATACAGTTTTTAATTCATGCGCGACAACTGAATTTGTAGAAAGACGTCCTATACCTTTGCATCTTGATGGAAAAGTAGAAGGCGCTCATTTGGCAGACACAGATGCTGAAGTCGAGTCATCTTACCCGGCCACAGAGTTGCCCGGATATTCTGAGAGATCTCTTCCAGAAGATTGTTTTTCTCTGGTTTCTGAAACAATGGACAAGTCAAGCCCTGCCAGAATCTCGTCTGATACTCTTAGTCTTGCTTGCTCTTCGCCTTCTCAAACAAGACAGAAATTGCATGAAGTTGAAACTCAGTGTGCCGATGCTTTAGGAAGTCAGTTGATCCAACTTCATGGCATCGCAGAAGATAATGCTCGTCCTTGTTTGAATGCTGACCTTGGTGATTTCATACCTTTGTCCTTCCATGACGATGTGAACGCGCCAGAAGACGAAGATGAAGACGAATCCGTGATACCTAGTTTATGGTCAGACGACCTCTGCTTCAAGCCATACAATCCAATTATTTCGGGTGTTGATGGTTCTGTGGATCCATGTGAACTCCCTACCTTAGATCCACAAAAAAGTCTGTTCCCTACGATTGGTGAATCATCCTCTGCAATCATCCCTTTACGAATCATGACAGACCACCAAATGAAGGAAGATGACGATCACTTGAATTCTCTCTCAGGCAGCCAAGAGAACAGTATTTCAGAAGACACTGATAACTTTCCCTGCGTCAAGTGTCTGTATTCTGACTCGTTACTCCCGAGCGAGAAAGGTAGCGTCTTCTCTCGTTTGACGAAAGGAACCATACAAGAAAAGCATGATCCCGATGATGGGGTAACATCAGTTGATGACATTATGGAAAAGTTGCAACTGAAGCGTGAGGCTTGGATGAACACGGCAAAAGATCAAAATACTGCTCTGAAGTCTGGGGCTGTGAATAATTCGAGAAAGAGTGTGTTCAAGCGGCTAGGTTTGCCTTTGGAAACCAGCGGATCAGAAGGGCAATGTGTTTGGGAGGTGTCGATGGGAGGCAGCAAGTGCGccaggaagaagagaaaacacgAAGTACTGTGA